The Magnetococcales bacterium DNA segment GGTTGTGGTCACGCGACCTGATCCGGACGCATTTTTTTGTCCCGGACAGTAAAGACCAGGGAAAACGCCGATTCCTCTTCCAGACTCCCTGTTTGTGACATGATCAACAAGGAGGGAGTCTGGGGAGGCGTTCCCCAAGGTTTTGTTTTTTTTCTGTTGTATGGGGTTGCGGAATCAGGCGAGGCACCCCATATTCAAGATCATGAATAACCCTGTTGACTGTTGATCCAGACAAGCAGGGGAGATGAGGTAAGCAACTTCCCCAAGGAACATTCATGGCCAACAAACCACCCAAAAAAGCCCCTCCTGCTGCCCCCCCTTCCGATTCCGATGATCCTGCCGATCCTGCCAAATCCGCTGATGCCACGGATTCTGCCGATTCGTCTGCGGATGAGACTGAAAAGAACAGTCCTGATGCGGAGAGCGGTGCAGAGTCATCCGATGGTGCCAACTCGCCAATCCGGATCGAAGATGTTCTGCCCACGGAGCTGGTCCTCTATCCTTTGGGGGGCCGACCGTTTTTTCCGGGCATGTTGACGCCGATCCAGGTGGAAGGCTCGCCCTATTACGAAACCATCCGCTGGGCCTTGGACTCTCCCGGCAAAATGTTCGGCATCATTCTGAGTCGCGCCGAAGATGGGCAGGAGGTTTACAATCCGGACAAACTGTTCCGGTTTGGCACCGTGGTGCGTATTCTGGAAGCAGCCCTGAACGAACCGGAAAAGCAGGTCAAACTCCTGGCCGAAGGGATATCCCGTTTTGAACTTGCGGAGATCATTCCGGGCGATGGACCCATGCGGGCCAGGGTGATCCACCACAATACCGCCACGGAACTGCTCGATCAGGATACCCTGAAACCCTACACCATGGCGGTGATCAACACCCTGAAAGAGATTCTCAAATACGACTCGCTCTACCAGGAACAGGTGAAAATGTTCCTGTCGCGCCACAATTTCAGCGAGCCGAACCGGTTGGCGGATTTTGTCGCCTCGATGACCAGTTCCAGCCGCGAAGAACTCCAGGAGGTCCTGGAAACCCTGCCCATCATCACCCGCATGGAAAAAGTCCTCTCCCTGCTGAAGAAGGAGCTGGAGATTGTCAAGCTCCAGGACAAGATTTCCAAACAGGTGGAAGAGGGCATCTCCGACAACCAGCGCCATTTTTTCCTGCGGGAACAGCTCAAGGAGATCCAGAAGGAACTCGGCATTACCAAGGATGACCGGACCGCCGATCTGGAACGGTTTCGGAGCCGCATCGAAAAATTGACCCTGTCGGAGGAGGCGCAAAACCGCATCCGCGAGGAGATGGACAAGCTGGGGGTTTTGGAGACCAGTTCTTCCGAGTATGGCGTCACCCGCAACTATCTTGACTGGCTGACCTTGCTTCCCTGGGGTGTCCACTCCAAGGACAAGGTGGATCTGAAACGGGCCAGGCGCATCCTCGATGACGACCATGACGGTCTGGACGATGTGAAAGAACGTATTCTGGAATTTTTGGCCGTTGGCAAACTGAAAGGGGAGATTGGCGGTTCCATCATTCTGCTTGTGGGGCCGCCCGGCGTGGGCAAGACGTCCGTGGGCCGGTCGGTGGCGCGTTCGGTC contains these protein-coding regions:
- the lon gene encoding endopeptidase La; protein product: MANKPPKKAPPAAPPSDSDDPADPAKSADATDSADSSADETEKNSPDAESGAESSDGANSPIRIEDVLPTELVLYPLGGRPFFPGMLTPIQVEGSPYYETIRWALDSPGKMFGIILSRAEDGQEVYNPDKLFRFGTVVRILEAALNEPEKQVKLLAEGISRFELAEIIPGDGPMRARVIHHNTATELLDQDTLKPYTMAVINTLKEILKYDSLYQEQVKMFLSRHNFSEPNRLADFVASMTSSSREELQEVLETLPIITRMEKVLSLLKKELEIVKLQDKISKQVEEGISDNQRHFFLREQLKEIQKELGITKDDRTADLERFRSRIEKLTLSEEAQNRIREEMDKLGVLETSSSEYGVTRNYLDWLTLLPWGVHSKDKVDLKRARRILDDDHDGLDDVKERILEFLAVGKLKGEIGGSIILLVGPPGVGKTSVGRSVARSVGRQFYRFSVGGMRDEAEIKGHRRTYVGAMPGKFIQAIRHTKVANPIIMLDEVDKIGASYQGDPASALLEVLDPEQNTEFLDHYLDVRFDLSKVLFICTANQQDTIPRPLLDRMEVIRLSGYIAEEKLRIARNHLIPKQLVKNGLTRVDLRIATDALRTMIDGYAREAGVRRLEQKIGSIARKTAVRILDGAEKPIRVNRQDVESFLGKPDFRDEKPLSGIGIVTGLAWTAMGGATLDVEAVRISSEKGGKNSIILTGSLGDVMKESAQIAHSYLLSHADNLDGEISNIEGVIHLHVPEGATPKDGPSAGITMTTVLLSLMRQEAVPRRLAMTGEITLTGQVLAVGGIREKVIAARRVGIRELILPDACRKDYGEVPDHIREGFTVHFVKKYPEVARIVFGK